From a single Chitinophaga sp. Cy-1792 genomic region:
- a CDS encoding DUF3078 domain-containing protein, whose amino-acid sequence MKKFTLSIACCLMIFGMTAQAQNDWMKTDRETAAKKLKVKDPKDTIPKLWDKGLNLNININQGSLSNWAAGGDNFSFSLGATVFAWANYKKGRREWSNVADLAYGYISTTSLGSRKSDDRIDLTTKYGYDIGRNWYVSGLVNLRTQFTDGYLYTDTSHTFSSTFFSPAYILVSPGFDWRPNKEFSLFLSPITARFVTVFNKYLSDQGAYGVDTGKTVKYEMGAYLSANYIKTIGKNIAYKGRLDLFSDYRHNPQNIDVYFTNALELKVNKYISAVLTLDMIYDDDVKVFKNKETGVMGPRLQVKQVIGVGFAAKF is encoded by the coding sequence ATGAAAAAATTTACTTTATCCATTGCCTGCTGCCTGATGATTTTTGGAATGACAGCACAGGCACAGAATGACTGGATGAAGACAGATCGTGAAACCGCTGCGAAAAAGTTAAAAGTCAAAGACCCCAAAGACACTATTCCGAAATTATGGGACAAGGGGCTGAACCTGAATATCAACATCAACCAGGGATCATTAAGTAACTGGGCTGCGGGTGGTGATAATTTTTCTTTTTCTCTTGGTGCTACTGTTTTCGCCTGGGCTAATTATAAAAAAGGCAGAAGAGAATGGAGCAACGTCGCTGATCTGGCATATGGTTACATCAGTACCACCAGTCTGGGAAGTCGTAAAAGCGATGACCGTATTGACCTTACCACCAAATATGGTTATGATATCGGGAGAAACTGGTACGTAAGCGGATTGGTGAACCTTCGTACACAGTTTACAGATGGTTATCTGTATACGGATACTTCTCATACTTTCTCCTCTACCTTCTTCTCTCCTGCCTATATCCTGGTGTCTCCGGGTTTTGACTGGAGGCCAAACAAGGAGTTCTCCCTGTTCTTATCTCCAATCACAGCGAGATTTGTAACGGTATTCAATAAGTATCTGTCTGACCAGGGCGCTTATGGTGTTGATACCGGTAAAACAGTGAAATATGAAATGGGTGCTTACCTTTCTGCCAATTATATAAAAACGATAGGAAAAAATATTGCCTACAAAGGCCGTTTAGATCTATTCTCCGATTATCGTCATAATCCGCAGAATATAGACGTTTACTTTACGAATGCGCTGGAACTGAAGGTGAATAAATATATCTCTGCCGTACTGACCTTAGATATGATTTATGATGATGATGTGAAAGTCTTTAAGAATAAAGAGACTGGAGTAATGGGGCCACGATTACAGGTAAAGCAGGTGATTGGGGTCGGGTTTGCCGCCAAGTTTTAA
- a CDS encoding segregation/condensation protein A, whose translation MTEQTTYKIVLPQFEGPFDLLLFFIERDELDIYNIPINRITQDFLSYIHQMEALNIELASEFILFVSTLMRIKAKMLLPRKELDEQGNEIDPRLELIDKILEYKRYKQAAIELAEMEADRMLAIKRGNIQKELAEIGEATSEGTEVQTLTLFKLAKTFEKVMQRMKERDNKPQHVVYKYDYTMEGSRMYMEELARHERTLSFEKIFDHCKDRVHAIFLFLSMLELVQMKHMTIMVGEGRNNFIIDYIDPSDREEEQAGVLIDG comes from the coding sequence GTGACTGAGCAAACGACATACAAAATTGTACTACCACAGTTTGAAGGGCCATTTGACCTGCTGCTGTTCTTTATCGAGCGCGATGAGCTGGATATTTACAATATCCCGATAAATAGGATTACGCAGGACTTCCTGAGTTATATCCACCAGATGGAGGCTTTAAACATAGAACTGGCGAGTGAGTTTATTTTGTTTGTGTCTACGTTGATGCGTATCAAGGCAAAAATGCTGCTGCCACGTAAAGAGCTGGATGAGCAGGGAAATGAAATCGATCCCCGCTTAGAGCTGATCGATAAAATCCTGGAATACAAGCGCTATAAGCAGGCCGCCATTGAACTGGCTGAAATGGAGGCCGACAGGATGCTGGCCATCAAACGTGGTAACATCCAGAAAGAGCTCGCCGAAATCGGGGAAGCTACCAGTGAAGGTACTGAGGTACAGACACTTACACTCTTCAAGCTGGCGAAAACCTTTGAAAAGGTCATGCAGCGCATGAAAGAGCGTGACAATAAACCGCAGCACGTGGTGTATAAATACGACTACACCATGGAAGGTTCCAGAATGTACATGGAAGAACTGGCAAGACATGAACGCACGCTGTCTTTTGAGAAGATCTTTGATCATTGTAAAGACCGTGTACATGCTATCTTTCTGTTCCTCAGTATGCTGGAGTTAGTGCAGATGAAACATATGACCATCATGGTCGGAGAAGGCAGAAATAACTTTATTATTGATTATATAGATCCTTCCGACAGGGAGGAAGAACAAGCAGGAGTTTTAATAGATGGCTGA
- a CDS encoding helix-turn-helix domain-containing protein: MSLPEYNHTNPTFIVSGLCELGDSFFDQIGKAHRHDFYTIYWIRKGKLRHTIDSVAHEVKDNTLFFLAPGQVHNIQSSEKIEGYMIAFQDSFMCLRDQSQTSAIKSSLFFNSQFSSVIQLSESDTEDFDAVIKLMMKELSLREPDYDTALHGLLRYFLVLASRVKGESVIATNEQHAAHNSSIFLKFKNLIEDKYTELKNVSDYANLLYIKPVLLNEISKQLSGITAGEHIRNRVILEAQRYLHFTDLTAKEIAYKLGFEDPHYFSRFFKKYTNQSPSEFKEAAKVVNTQP; encoded by the coding sequence TTGTCCTTACCGGAGTATAATCACACGAATCCTACTTTTATCGTTTCGGGTTTGTGTGAACTAGGTGATAGCTTTTTTGACCAGATCGGAAAAGCGCATCGCCATGATTTCTATACGATTTACTGGATCAGAAAGGGCAAATTACGCCATACTATTGACTCTGTAGCACATGAGGTTAAAGATAATACCCTGTTTTTCCTGGCACCGGGACAGGTTCATAACATCCAGTCCAGCGAAAAAATTGAAGGGTACATGATCGCCTTCCAGGATTCATTTATGTGCCTGCGGGACCAGTCACAGACCTCCGCTATCAAATCCAGCCTGTTTTTCAACAGCCAGTTTAGTTCTGTTATCCAATTATCAGAAAGTGATACGGAAGATTTTGACGCCGTTATCAAGCTGATGATGAAGGAATTATCGTTGCGTGAACCGGATTATGATACCGCCCTGCATGGATTACTGCGGTATTTTCTTGTACTGGCTTCCCGTGTGAAAGGAGAAAGCGTTATCGCCACGAACGAGCAACATGCTGCACATAATAGCTCTATATTCCTGAAATTCAAGAACTTAATCGAAGATAAATATACCGAGCTGAAGAATGTATCTGATTACGCCAATCTGCTTTACATAAAACCGGTATTATTAAACGAAATTAGCAAACAACTTTCCGGTATCACAGCCGGGGAGCATATCCGTAACAGGGTCATCCTTGAAGCGCAGCGCTATTTGCACTTTACGGATCTGACAGCCAAAGAAATAGCCTACAAACTTGGCTTTGAGGATCCTCATTATTTCAGCCGCTTCTTTAAAAAATATACCAACCAGAGCCCTTCTGAGTTTAAAGAAGCTGCCAAAGTGGTCAATACACAGCCATAA
- a CDS encoding pirin family protein, with protein sequence MKTIKHVTNIYKAPAPHMVGDGFRVHSVLPGGTRNEQNKVSPFILMDYGAPSYFPPTNRPRGVDQHPHKGFETVTVVYQGALEHRDSTGSYGKLAPGDVQWMTAAGGIVHEEKHETAFSKKGGKVEMAQLWVNLPKAYKNIQPHYQNLTKAEIPVVDITANSYLRVIAGEFNGQKGAASTYSPVNVFDVQLKKGDSVTVSFPAHFNTMAVLMQGEADFDGTAAKAVETVFFDQQGTEIMITAKEDTSLLLLSGEPIDEPIFAYGPFVMNNEEEIVAAINDYNAGKMGFLN encoded by the coding sequence ATGAAAACGATAAAACATGTAACGAACATTTATAAAGCACCTGCACCGCATATGGTGGGTGATGGCTTCAGAGTACACAGTGTACTGCCTGGAGGTACCCGTAACGAGCAGAATAAGGTAAGTCCGTTTATCCTGATGGATTATGGCGCTCCTTCTTACTTCCCTCCTACGAACAGGCCGCGTGGCGTGGACCAGCATCCGCATAAAGGTTTTGAAACCGTGACCGTGGTATATCAGGGCGCATTGGAACACCGTGATTCTACAGGCAGCTATGGTAAACTGGCTCCCGGGGATGTACAGTGGATGACTGCTGCCGGTGGTATTGTACACGAAGAAAAGCATGAAACAGCGTTCAGCAAAAAAGGTGGAAAGGTAGAAATGGCACAACTGTGGGTAAATCTGCCGAAGGCATATAAAAATATCCAGCCACATTATCAGAATCTTACCAAAGCAGAAATACCAGTAGTAGACATTACTGCAAACAGTTACCTGCGTGTAATTGCAGGTGAATTCAATGGTCAGAAAGGTGCTGCCAGCACATATTCGCCGGTAAATGTATTTGATGTGCAATTGAAAAAAGGTGATAGCGTAACCGTTTCTTTCCCTGCACACTTCAATACCATGGCGGTTTTGATGCAAGGTGAAGCTGACTTCGACGGTACTGCTGCGAAAGCTGTTGAAACAGTATTTTTTGATCAGCAGGGTACAGAAATCATGATCACCGCTAAGGAAGATACTTCATTGCTGTTGCTGAGTGGTGAACCTATTGACGAGCCCATCTTCGCTTATGGACCGTTTGTGATGAACAACGAAGAAGAAATTGTAGCGGCCATCAATGACTACAACGCCGGTAAAATGGGCTTCCTGAACTAA
- a CDS encoding YceI family protein: MTTWKIDPSHSDVQFKVKHLMITTVTGQFGTFDATMQTTGNDFTNATISFEADVNSITTQNAQRDQHLLQGDFFEVEKFPKLNFVSKEVKKIDNETYKLIGDLTIRDNTRPVELNVEYGGEVVDPWGQVKAGFELSGKINRKDFGLTFHAVTEAGGVMLSDDVKLLASVQMVKQQ; this comes from the coding sequence ATGACTACCTGGAAAATTGATCCTTCCCACAGTGATGTACAGTTTAAAGTAAAACACCTGATGATCACTACTGTTACCGGCCAGTTCGGTACATTCGATGCAACCATGCAAACTACTGGTAATGATTTTACCAATGCTACTATATCTTTTGAGGCAGATGTTAACAGCATCACTACTCAGAATGCACAACGTGACCAACATCTGTTACAGGGCGATTTCTTCGAAGTAGAGAAGTTTCCAAAACTGAATTTTGTATCTAAAGAAGTGAAGAAAATCGACAACGAAACCTATAAGCTGATCGGTGACCTGACTATCCGCGACAATACCCGCCCTGTTGAACTGAACGTTGAATACGGTGGTGAAGTTGTAGATCCATGGGGCCAGGTAAAAGCAGGTTTTGAACTGAGCGGTAAAATCAACCGTAAAGATTTCGGTCTGACTTTCCACGCTGTAACCGAAGCTGGTGGCGTAATGCTGAGCGACGATGTGAAATTGCTGGCTAGCGTTCAAATGGTTAAACAACAGTAA
- a CDS encoding NAD(P)H-dependent oxidoreductase: MNIIEKLEWRYAVKKYDPAKKLTEAQLNNLITATRLSASAYGLQPYKILVIENPAVREKLRAASYNQSQVTDASQLIVFARVADLQEAHVDAYTQNIAATRNIDHSMLDDFAAVMKGTVKRLDAGSAAAWTAKQAYLALGFLLTAAAAEGIDASPMEGFDPAQYDEILGLKDKGLSAVVIAAVGFRAADDQMQHAKKVRKPLEEFVEVI, translated from the coding sequence ATGAACATTATAGAAAAGCTGGAATGGCGCTACGCTGTAAAGAAATATGATCCGGCTAAAAAACTGACCGAAGCACAGTTGAATAACCTGATTACAGCAACACGTTTATCTGCGTCTGCATATGGCTTACAGCCTTATAAAATACTGGTGATAGAGAACCCGGCAGTACGTGAAAAACTGAGAGCTGCTTCCTATAATCAGTCTCAGGTTACTGATGCTTCTCAACTGATCGTATTTGCGCGTGTGGCTGATTTACAGGAAGCTCACGTAGATGCCTATACTCAGAATATTGCGGCTACCCGTAATATAGATCATTCGATGTTAGATGATTTTGCTGCTGTGATGAAAGGTACGGTTAAGAGACTGGATGCAGGCAGTGCCGCTGCCTGGACAGCAAAGCAGGCTTATCTTGCTTTGGGATTTTTACTGACAGCCGCCGCCGCTGAAGGAATTGATGCCAGCCCGATGGAAGGCTTCGATCCGGCGCAATACGATGAAATTTTAGGATTGAAAGATAAGGGATTGTCTGCAGTAGTAATTGCGGCCGTAGGCTTCAGAGCTGCTGATGATCAGATGCAACATGCGAAGAAAGTACGTAAGCCACTGGAAGAATTCGTAGAAGTAATTTAA
- a CDS encoding OsmC family protein → MKRFASANWQGTGKEGKGTLSSQAGALNNTPYSFSSRFEDGAGTNPEELIAAAHAGCFTMKLSFIISGAGLTPGNIDTKCTITFENGAITESHLEVKASVPGLDAAKFEEFAKDAEANCPISKLLNTKITMDATLV, encoded by the coding sequence ATGAAAAGATTCGCTTCAGCCAATTGGCAAGGTACCGGCAAAGAAGGTAAAGGAACACTCTCTTCTCAGGCAGGTGCGCTGAACAACACTCCATATTCTTTCAGCAGCCGTTTCGAAGATGGCGCAGGTACTAACCCTGAAGAGCTGATCGCTGCTGCTCACGCAGGTTGCTTTACTATGAAACTGAGCTTCATCATCTCTGGTGCCGGTCTTACCCCAGGTAACATCGATACTAAATGCACTATCACCTTCGAAAACGGTGCTATCACTGAAAGCCACCTCGAAGTGAAAGCCAGCGTTCCTGGTCTGGATGCCGCTAAATTTGAAGAGTTTGCGAAAGATGCAGAAGCTAACTGCCCTATTTCCAAACTGCTGAATACTAAAATTACTATGGACGCTACACTGGTATAA
- a CDS encoding pirin family protein, translating into MKKVIHRAADRGFANHGWLKSYHTFSFANYYNPDMIHFGALRVLNDDSVKGGMGFGSHPHDNMEIVSIVLDGALAHKDNTGRDKVINKNEVQIMSAGTGIVHSEFNASKTDDVNFLQIWVFPKHRNVAPRYDQQAFDPADRHNKFQEVVSPGEESSKLWLNQDAWFSLGNFDEGQQFAIKPKQAGQGSYLFLISGEATIGEDKLSARDGIGIADYDTLTIDVTKPAEFLLIDVPMIQ; encoded by the coding sequence ATGAAAAAGGTAATACATCGTGCGGCTGACAGAGGTTTTGCGAATCACGGCTGGCTTAAATCATATCATACTTTCAGTTTCGCTAACTATTACAATCCCGATATGATCCATTTCGGTGCATTGCGCGTACTGAACGACGACTCCGTTAAAGGTGGCATGGGCTTCGGTTCACACCCGCACGACAATATGGAAATTGTATCCATCGTATTGGATGGTGCACTTGCACATAAAGACAATACCGGCAGAGATAAAGTAATTAATAAGAACGAAGTTCAAATCATGAGCGCCGGTACAGGTATCGTGCACAGCGAGTTTAATGCATCTAAAACAGATGATGTAAACTTCCTGCAGATATGGGTATTCCCTAAACACAGGAACGTGGCGCCAAGATATGACCAGCAGGCATTTGACCCGGCAGACAGGCATAACAAATTCCAGGAAGTTGTATCGCCAGGCGAAGAAAGCAGTAAGTTATGGCTGAACCAGGACGCCTGGTTTTCATTGGGAAATTTCGATGAAGGACAACAGTTCGCCATTAAGCCGAAGCAGGCTGGACAAGGAAGTTACCTGTTTCTTATCAGTGGAGAAGCTACGATCGGAGAAGATAAATTGAGTGCCAGAGATGGAATTGGTATTGCTGATTATGATACATTAACAATTGATGTAACCAAACCGGCAGAGTTTTTGTTGATAGATGTGCCAATGATACAGTAA
- a CDS encoding HAD-IIB family hydrolase produces MLLATDLDGTFLGGTDNDRKILYDLVRNNNDIKLVFVTGRGVAGVFDLLDSSDWLPRPEYIICDVGCTVTHYESKQPVAAIQQQIAALWPGDHIREELKVVNGLLHLDSHQQYRCSYFYDENTDFAHASQMAEQLACDILLSDGKYLDFLPKGVNKGFSVLKLTQYLQIPREKVLVAGDTMNDYSMFAAGFNGVVVGESEAELVRSTAGMPHVLQSIQPGAGGILEALGKFPELAAVLGNSTLK; encoded by the coding sequence ATGCTTTTAGCTACAGATCTTGATGGGACCTTCCTGGGCGGTACAGACAACGATAGAAAAATACTGTATGACCTTGTTCGTAATAATAACGATATCAAACTGGTTTTTGTAACTGGAAGGGGTGTTGCCGGCGTATTCGATTTACTCGACAGCTCAGACTGGTTACCAAGGCCGGAATATATCATCTGTGATGTAGGTTGTACGGTAACGCATTATGAATCAAAGCAGCCTGTAGCTGCCATTCAACAGCAGATTGCTGCTTTGTGGCCCGGCGACCATATCAGAGAGGAATTAAAAGTGGTGAATGGCTTACTGCATCTGGATTCCCATCAGCAGTACCGTTGCTCCTATTTCTACGATGAAAACACGGATTTTGCACATGCTTCGCAGATGGCAGAACAGCTGGCCTGCGATATATTGCTCTCTGATGGCAAGTATCTCGATTTTCTTCCCAAAGGTGTAAATAAAGGCTTTTCTGTATTAAAACTTACCCAATATCTGCAGATACCCAGGGAGAAAGTACTGGTAGCAGGAGATACGATGAATGATTATTCCATGTTTGCCGCAGGATTTAACGGTGTGGTAGTAGGTGAATCTGAAGCAGAACTGGTAAGGAGTACTGCCGGAATGCCGCATGTATTGCAATCCATACAACCTGGCGCCGGAGGTATTCTGGAAGCACTTGGAAAGTTCCCGGAATTGGCTGCAGTACTAGGAAATTCAACACTAAAATAG
- a CDS encoding PAS domain-containing protein gives MTVRKVKHSVQYERLFYDHPIPMWIYEKDTLHFLSVNNAAVNKYGYSRREFLQLTIKDIRDPGELKYLMNNIKDRCDGVDYRGIWKHRQKDGTEFFVELYAHSVTYRGKEARFIMAKDVDDQVKAANKATEQGSRYEVLAQTTNDAIYDRNLLTGEIAWNHGLSTIFHHHNAKANDNLHWWKDNIHPEDSQKVVNMMENAMLNKQHYWSAEYRFRCADGTYKYISDRASITYNGTVAVRMIGIIQDIDNHVRQAKKLEEQNRTLKEITWINSHEIRRPVVSILSIAQLFDVNNKDAQFNAQLMDWLHQSTLQLDEIIHKIEKKAREIHNDV, from the coding sequence ATGACTGTACGTAAGGTGAAACACAGCGTTCAGTACGAAAGGCTTTTCTATGACCATCCTATCCCCATGTGGATTTACGAAAAGGACACCCTTCATTTTCTTTCTGTCAACAATGCGGCGGTCAACAAATACGGCTATTCCAGGCGGGAATTCCTTCAGCTAACAATCAAAGACATACGTGATCCGGGTGAGCTGAAATATCTCATGAATAATATTAAAGACCGTTGTGATGGTGTCGATTATCGCGGCATCTGGAAACACCGCCAGAAAGACGGTACTGAGTTTTTCGTGGAGCTTTATGCCCACTCTGTGACATATCGTGGAAAGGAAGCAAGGTTTATCATGGCCAAAGATGTGGATGATCAGGTGAAAGCGGCCAACAAGGCAACGGAACAGGGCAGCAGGTATGAAGTACTGGCACAAACCACCAACGACGCCATTTACGACCGTAATCTCCTGACCGGCGAAATCGCCTGGAACCACGGGTTATCCACCATCTTCCATCATCATAATGCCAAAGCAAACGATAATCTTCACTGGTGGAAAGACAATATTCACCCGGAAGACTCTCAGAAGGTGGTCAATATGATGGAAAATGCCATGCTGAACAAGCAACATTACTGGTCTGCCGAATACCGCTTCCGCTGTGCAGATGGCACCTACAAGTATATCTCCGACAGGGCCAGCATCACCTATAATGGTACTGTGGCTGTTCGTATGATCGGTATCATTCAGGATATAGATAACCATGTCCGCCAGGCTAAAAAGCTGGAGGAGCAAAATCGGACATTAAAAGAAATCACCTGGATCAACTCCCATGAAATCAGAAGGCCGGTAGTTTCTATTTTAAGTATAGCCCAGTTGTTTGATGTAAACAATAAAGATGCACAGTTCAACGCGCAGCTCATGGATTGGCTGCATCAGTCAACTTTACAGCTGGATGAAATCATTCATAAAATAGAAAAGAAAGCAAGGGAGATACACAATGATGTTTAA
- a CDS encoding iron-sulfur cluster-binding domain-containing protein, which translates to MYLQLRIKDIIRETEDTRTYVLENTDATPIHWLPGQFLTFLITLHGITHRRSYSISTTPGIDPLPAITVRRKENGEISRHILHDWQTGDVISAIAPSGRFTPVAPSATPRDIFLLAAGSGISPVFSILNYLLREEPTAHIKLIYSNSSPDRTIFLSQIQSLEKQYPEQLQVIYLYSGDPDATHTYRRLSNLLLETMVKQYMRYQPADAHFYLCGPPDYMRMIMFTLTFAGFSQDQLHKENFVVNTAVKIEKTGIPDDSSLKALTIRLNGQDYELKIPGNKTILQHALENSIALPYSCKGGVCGSCTARCSTGKINMSVNEVLTDREIGNGYILTCVGYVKESPATIEI; encoded by the coding sequence ATGTACCTGCAATTACGCATAAAAGATATCATCAGGGAAACAGAAGATACCAGAACCTATGTACTGGAAAATACCGACGCCACACCGATACACTGGCTCCCCGGACAGTTTCTCACTTTCCTTATTACCTTACATGGCATCACCCATCGCCGCTCCTATTCTATCAGCACCACGCCAGGAATAGACCCATTACCGGCCATCACCGTACGCCGCAAGGAAAATGGGGAGATATCCCGCCATATCCTGCACGACTGGCAAACCGGAGATGTTATTTCCGCCATTGCCCCCTCCGGGAGATTTACACCTGTTGCGCCATCGGCAACGCCCAGGGATATCTTCCTCCTGGCCGCAGGCAGCGGCATTTCCCCGGTTTTCTCCATACTGAATTATCTTTTAAGAGAAGAGCCCACGGCCCATATCAAGCTTATTTACAGCAATTCTTCGCCAGACAGAACAATCTTCCTCTCCCAAATACAATCGCTGGAAAAACAATACCCGGAACAACTGCAGGTCATCTACCTCTATTCCGGCGACCCGGATGCTACCCATACCTACCGCCGGCTCAGTAATCTGCTGCTGGAAACCATGGTAAAGCAATATATGCGCTATCAGCCGGCAGATGCTCATTTCTATCTCTGCGGCCCTCCGGATTATATGCGGATGATTATGTTTACGCTTACTTTTGCCGGCTTCAGCCAGGATCAGCTGCATAAAGAGAATTTCGTGGTAAATACAGCCGTTAAAATCGAAAAAACAGGCATTCCGGACGACAGCTCCCTGAAAGCCCTCACCATCCGGTTAAACGGTCAGGATTACGAACTGAAAATACCCGGCAATAAAACTATTCTGCAACATGCGCTGGAAAACAGCATTGCCCTTCCCTACAGTTGCAAAGGTGGCGTTTGCGGCTCCTGTACCGCCCGTTGCAGTACCGGAAAAATCAACATGAGCGTGAATGAAGTACTTACCGACAGGGAAATCGGAAACGGCTATATTCTTACCTGCGTTGGTTACGTAAAAGAGAGTCCCGCGACCATTGAAATCTAG